A window from Tenacibaculum singaporense encodes these proteins:
- a CDS encoding DUF4407 domain-containing protein — MLKRFFLLCSGADLVLLEKCANGEQNKYAGIGATVFFTALMATIAAAYALYTVFDNIYTAIFFGIIWGLLIFNLDRFIVSTIKKSESKRKELVQVLPRLLLAMIIAVVISKPLELKIFEKEINQVLLTEKNQMTLDNKTQIAQQFTPEITKINSEITSLKDEITTKENEVNTLYETYIAEAEGRKGTKLIGKGPVYKEKRDKHDTALQELTQLKAENTEKIKQKEAAITNLIESQKLKETQTEPIISNFDGLMARVNALNKLPWLPSFFIFLLFLAIETAPIFAKLISSKSEYDYKLENHESLVKTWIQQQVHQRKAILQTDIDLNNKVYSDLKTEEELYNYKQKMARNLMKLQTDSFYKNQQDIL, encoded by the coding sequence ATGTTAAAACGATTTTTCCTTCTTTGTTCAGGAGCAGATTTAGTATTGCTTGAAAAATGTGCTAACGGAGAACAAAATAAATATGCGGGTATTGGAGCCACTGTTTTCTTTACCGCACTAATGGCAACCATTGCTGCTGCTTATGCTTTATACACTGTTTTTGACAACATATACACTGCTATTTTCTTCGGAATTATTTGGGGACTCCTAATTTTTAATTTGGATAGATTCATCGTTTCTACCATTAAAAAAAGTGAGTCTAAACGAAAAGAACTCGTTCAAGTGCTTCCTAGATTGTTACTTGCCATGATAATTGCTGTAGTAATTTCTAAACCTTTAGAATTAAAAATTTTTGAAAAGGAAATTAACCAAGTGTTGTTGACTGAGAAAAATCAGATGACTTTGGATAACAAAACTCAAATTGCACAACAATTCACTCCTGAAATAACAAAAATCAATTCAGAGATTACTTCTTTAAAAGATGAAATCACTACGAAAGAAAACGAGGTAAATACCTTATATGAAACCTATATAGCTGAAGCCGAAGGAAGAAAAGGCACCAAACTCATTGGTAAAGGCCCTGTTTATAAAGAAAAGAGAGACAAGCATGATACTGCTTTACAAGAATTAACTCAATTAAAAGCTGAGAATACCGAAAAAATAAAACAGAAAGAAGCTGCTATTACTAATTTGATTGAAAGTCAAAAATTAAAAGAAACACAAACAGAACCTATTATTTCTAATTTCGATGGTTTAATGGCTCGGGTGAATGCACTAAACAAATTACCTTGGCTACCTTCTTTTTTTATTTTTCTATTATTTTTAGCAATAGAAACTGCTCCTATTTTTGCCAAACTTATCAGTTCAAAAAGTGAGTATGATTATAAATTAGAAAACCATGAATCTTTAGTTAAAACTTGGATTCAACAACAAGTACATCAACGAAAAGCTATTTTACAGACTGACATAGACCTCAACAACAAAGTATATTCTGATTTAAAAACAGAAGAAGAACTCTACAACTACAAACAAAAAATGGCTCGTAACCTTATGAAGCTACAAACCGATTCTTTTTATAAGAATCAACAAGATATTTTATAA
- a CDS encoding DUF3857 and transglutaminase domain-containing protein, translating into MKKILSVFVLIITIHINAQEINFGKVSKEELQEKFHPLDSTADAAYLLKERRTYFEYDSNKGFQVVTDYHERIKIYTKEGFNYASKKIKFYNPDSGEQERISSLKAYTYNLENNKIEKVKLSKKDVFDEKLNKYRSQKKITLPNVKEGSVIDLKYTLTSPYWNIKTLNFQYGIPVKNLNYKVEIPEYFTFNKRLKGYYNIPLKEYKKRASINISSKTRSGYRTVKTSFNNTKIDYSNFVSEFSATNIPEIKENEPYSGNIDNYRGGIQFELSGTNFLKTGGGIKNYTTTWEDVCKTIYKSSSFGNELEKSSYFEDDLKSILTQAKNDSEKIALIFQFVKSKIKWDGYYAKYTDVGVKKAFKEGVGNSAEINLILTSMLRSAGLDVNPLLVSTKNNGVPLFPTLEGFNYLISKINLSDGKYILLDATEKYSTINILPYRTLNWYGREVLKDGSSTKINLIPLNHTEENNILHVKIDESGEVIGMYRKLLTGHSAMFYRQKNNLKKEEEIINTIESDHGIEIDEFKVLNKEDLSKPIIQNLKFSGEDFIEGINNKLYFSPSFFLATKENPFKSKERNFPIDFSMPWQDQYSVSITVPNSYSVESYPEELAIGLPNNLGIFKYKVLVQGNKIKLSSVVQFNSNIIAPQYYTIVKDFYNQLVKKQTEKIVLVKKQ; encoded by the coding sequence ATGAAAAAAATACTGTCTGTTTTCGTGTTAATTATAACAATACACATAAATGCACAAGAAATTAACTTCGGAAAAGTTTCTAAAGAAGAGCTTCAAGAAAAATTTCACCCCTTAGACTCAACAGCAGATGCCGCTTACCTCTTAAAAGAGAGAAGAACATATTTTGAATATGATTCAAATAAAGGTTTTCAAGTTGTTACTGACTACCATGAACGTATTAAAATTTATACAAAAGAAGGATTTAATTATGCCTCAAAAAAAATAAAATTCTACAATCCCGACTCTGGAGAGCAAGAAAGAATTAGCTCATTAAAAGCATATACTTATAACTTAGAAAACAACAAAATTGAAAAAGTTAAACTCTCTAAAAAAGATGTTTTTGATGAAAAACTAAATAAATATAGAAGTCAAAAAAAAATAACGTTACCCAATGTTAAAGAAGGCAGTGTTATTGATTTAAAATATACCTTAACTTCACCTTATTGGAACATCAAAACTCTGAATTTCCAGTATGGAATTCCAGTTAAAAATTTAAATTACAAAGTAGAAATCCCTGAATACTTTACTTTTAACAAAAGATTAAAAGGCTATTACAATATCCCTTTAAAAGAATATAAAAAAAGGGCCTCTATAAATATTTCTTCAAAAACTAGAAGTGGTTACCGTACTGTAAAAACATCTTTTAACAACACAAAAATAGATTACTCTAATTTTGTCTCTGAGTTTTCTGCCACTAACATTCCTGAGATTAAGGAAAATGAACCATATTCTGGAAATATTGACAATTATAGGGGCGGAATTCAGTTTGAACTTTCTGGAACAAACTTTTTAAAAACAGGAGGAGGAATAAAAAATTATACCACAACATGGGAAGACGTATGTAAAACGATATACAAGTCATCTAGTTTTGGAAATGAATTGGAAAAGAGCAGTTATTTTGAGGATGATTTGAAAAGTATTTTAACACAAGCTAAAAATGATTCTGAAAAAATTGCTTTAATATTTCAATTTGTAAAATCTAAAATTAAATGGGATGGTTATTATGCTAAATATACAGATGTGGGCGTAAAAAAAGCCTTTAAGGAAGGAGTAGGTAATTCTGCTGAAATTAATTTAATACTAACATCTATGTTACGCAGTGCAGGACTAGATGTGAACCCTTTGTTAGTAAGTACTAAAAACAACGGAGTTCCTTTATTCCCTACTTTAGAGGGATTCAATTATCTTATTTCTAAAATAAATTTATCAGACGGTAAATACATTTTACTAGACGCTACTGAAAAATATTCCACAATAAATATTCTTCCATACCGAACTTTAAATTGGTATGGTAGAGAAGTTCTTAAAGACGGTTCGTCAACTAAAATTAATTTAATTCCTTTAAATCACACTGAAGAAAATAACATATTACATGTAAAAATTGATGAATCTGGAGAAGTCATTGGAATGTACAGAAAATTATTAACAGGTCATTCTGCCATGTTTTATCGTCAAAAAAACAATCTTAAGAAAGAAGAAGAAATTATTAACACCATAGAAAGTGACCATGGTATAGAAATCGACGAGTTCAAAGTTTTAAACAAAGAAGACTTGTCTAAACCTATTATACAAAATTTAAAATTTTCTGGTGAGGATTTTATTGAGGGAATAAACAATAAACTATATTTTTCTCCTTCATTCTTCCTAGCTACAAAAGAGAATCCTTTTAAATCTAAAGAGCGAAACTTTCCCATAGATTTTAGTATGCCATGGCAAGATCAATATTCTGTTTCCATTACAGTTCCCAATAGTTACTCTGTAGAGTCGTACCCAGAAGAATTAGCAATAGGGTTACCTAATAATTTAGGAATATTTAAATACAAAGTACTGGTACAAGGAAACAAAATTAAACTCTCTTCAGTAGTTCAGTTTAACTCAAATATAATAGCTCCCCAATATTATACTATCGTAAAAGACTTTTACAATCAATTAGTAAAAAAACAAACTGAAAAAATTGTATTAGTTAAAAAACAATAA
- a CDS encoding DUF3857 domain-containing protein, whose translation MKINTLAIFLIAFMLCSNIFSQEKQNLSSISIPKELKESANAIIRLNKTIIDVETIDHLVVKQQRIVTVLNKLGKKHINAYKHYNNDTKITKLSAIIYDALGNKIKKYSKSDFQDVSAIDGGTLYSDSRVKFLEHTPTSYPYTVVFESEYKNSSTGFIPKWFPIENYNLAIEKSIYILNNPKNIPFRKREKNFDVFSIKNSSTGNNLNYSLTNQLAIRPEYYTLNFEELVPNMSISLDSFSLKGIKGNAKNWKEFGKWMYNELINGRNQLSPSTISKVKQLVKGINNSADKAKVIYEYVQNKTRYISVQVDIGGWEPIAANKVDEVGYGDCKGLTNYTKALLDAVGVKSHYSIVWAGNAKKNVFKDFSSMQGNHVILNIPNNGNDIWLECTSQTIPFGFLGDFTDDRDVLVITPEGGVIKRTPAYINKDNLQLTKADVTLLPNGNISAHFERKSYGTQYYDKYSIEEFTKKELNKYYKSTVWDYNNNLEVDNIKHSNNKEQIEFTEDLDVKIEKFATVRDSSYLFKLNIFNRVTGIPKKYRNRQQPLEIERGFTDKDEFIFTLPEGYTFTSLPEKRNITNKFGAYRISFEKINNTTFNYKREFSLIKGIHSKEDYKAYRKFRKTVVKYDNLRIELIKL comes from the coding sequence ATGAAAATCAATACACTCGCTATTTTTTTAATAGCGTTTATGCTATGCAGCAATATCTTTTCTCAAGAAAAACAAAATCTTTCCTCTATTTCTATTCCAAAAGAGCTAAAAGAAAGTGCAAATGCTATAATTAGACTAAACAAAACAATAATAGATGTAGAAACTATAGACCACCTTGTTGTTAAGCAACAAAGAATAGTCACTGTTCTTAATAAGCTAGGCAAAAAACACATTAACGCTTACAAACACTATAACAATGATACCAAGATAACTAAGTTATCAGCTATTATTTATGATGCGTTAGGAAATAAGATTAAAAAATATTCTAAAAGTGATTTTCAAGATGTGAGTGCTATTGACGGTGGGACTTTATATTCTGACTCTAGAGTTAAGTTTTTAGAACACACACCAACTTCATATCCTTACACTGTTGTTTTTGAATCTGAATATAAAAACTCGTCAACAGGGTTTATTCCTAAGTGGTTTCCAATTGAAAATTACAATTTAGCGATTGAAAAAAGTATTTATATATTAAATAATCCTAAAAATATTCCATTTAGAAAAAGAGAGAAAAACTTCGACGTTTTTTCTATTAAAAACTCTTCTACTGGTAATAATTTAAACTATTCTTTAACAAATCAATTAGCTATTAGACCAGAATACTATACCTTAAATTTTGAAGAGCTTGTTCCTAATATGTCTATCTCACTTGATTCATTTAGTCTAAAAGGAATTAAGGGTAATGCTAAAAACTGGAAAGAGTTTGGAAAATGGATGTATAACGAACTTATTAATGGCAGAAATCAATTATCTCCTTCTACTATCTCAAAGGTTAAACAATTGGTTAAAGGCATTAATAATTCTGCTGATAAGGCTAAAGTCATTTACGAATATGTGCAAAACAAAACAAGATATATTAGCGTACAAGTAGACATCGGTGGTTGGGAGCCTATTGCTGCAAACAAAGTAGATGAGGTAGGCTATGGAGATTGTAAAGGATTAACCAATTACACTAAAGCCCTTTTAGATGCTGTTGGTGTGAAATCGCACTACTCAATTGTTTGGGCCGGTAATGCTAAGAAAAATGTTTTTAAAGATTTTTCTTCTATGCAAGGTAACCATGTTATTCTAAATATTCCAAATAATGGAAATGATATTTGGTTAGAATGTACTAGCCAAACTATCCCTTTTGGTTTTTTAGGAGATTTTACAGATGATAGAGATGTACTGGTAATAACACCAGAAGGAGGCGTCATTAAAAGAACTCCTGCTTATATTAACAAAGACAATTTACAACTTACCAAAGCTGATGTTACGTTACTGCCAAATGGAAACATCTCAGCTCATTTTGAGAGGAAATCATACGGAACACAATATTATGACAAGTATTCTATAGAAGAATTTACTAAAAAAGAGCTCAATAAATATTACAAATCTACGGTTTGGGATTACAATAATAATTTAGAAGTTGATAACATTAAGCATTCTAACAATAAAGAACAAATTGAATTTACTGAGGATCTTGATGTTAAAATAGAAAAATTTGCAACTGTTAGAGATAGTAGTTATTTATTTAAACTTAATATTTTTAATCGAGTTACTGGAATCCCAAAAAAATATAGAAATAGACAGCAGCCATTAGAAATTGAAAGGGGATTTACCGATAAAGATGAATTTATTTTTACTCTCCCAGAGGGGTACACATTTACAAGTTTACCAGAAAAAAGAAACATCACTAATAAGTTTGGAGCTTATCGTATTTCATTTGAAAAAATAAACAACACTACATTTAACTATAAAAGAGAGTTTTCTCTTATTAAAGGAATACATTCAAAAGAGGATTATAAAGCCTACAGGAAATTTAGAAAAACAGTTGTCAAATACGATAACTTAAGAATAGAATTAATAAAACTATAA